The following DNA comes from Solea solea chromosome 6, fSolSol10.1, whole genome shotgun sequence.
CTGAGGTCAGTCGGGTTTTGtggaatagaaaaaaaaaaacaccaaaaacattttgaatcaaATCAATCACCCTGCAGAGAGGTcattaaataaatcacagaccGACGCTGCCAGAGTTCTGTGAATCGCACACACTGTGCACTGAGTGGGATGTGGATTTCACTACTGCTGCATTCATTTTGATTGCATGATTTTCCAAAATTACAATTACAGTAATCTAAAAAGTGGCACAGAAACTCCCACATCAGAAATATGTGCATTATATATGGAGgatacatataaatgtatgatAGGTACCACATCTTTAATGTTATTGATCAATACTTCTATTATTACCTTCTACCTCTTGACTTCTCAATATGGGTGCAACTTTTCAGAGACGGAGAGATTGCCTTAGAGAAAACCTACAGGTCAAACTTGTCTATCAACTATTTTTTTCCTAGTGATCCTTCCTAACACTGCTTTAATAGACAAGAGCTAATTTTGGACACTGAAAAGCCTGACATTGTTTTCTTACTGCTTTTAAGCCGAATTATCAAAGATCACTAAACCATATACTGTATTGATGGTGCATTCCTTTTCTAAAGCTTCTTTTCATCCATGTaattgtaaaacacacacacacacacatgtctgtgcAGCATTTTTGGTAGGAgtgcattccctagccctttACCCAAACCATAAcaatcacaactaagtgcctaaccctaacccttaccctaatcctaacctaaacccaattctaatccTGAAAAGACCCTTTTTTAGAGGTGTCAGAACGTGAagaccagtcaaaatgtcctcactttcccaaaatgtcctcatgctTGGTACTCACAAAGATACCACAtactagaacacacacacacgctatctCCATGTTAATGAAATTATTAACTTGGAGCTTAATTGGCACAGTGTTGAGTCAGGACTTTGGGAGggagacagaaaatgaaaacaactacATCACTTAGAGGTAGATCCTATATCTCTGTCTTTCCGTGCCTTTGGCCCTCCTTTTTATCCTCCCATCCTTATCTCCTGTTCATCCTTGACTCagccgtctcctctctctctctctctctgctcactaGACCAGTCATCCACGAAGAGCAGGACGTTTTGTAGGCCACTGGGTTTCCAACTAAGCACTTTTTGAAGGTGGACTAAGCCATTTTCAGCAGATGTCATGTCAAGGTCTTACACATTTCCACTGTGATCAGCTGCAAAGACTTACATTTTGTGTCTTCATTGCCGCTGATGGAGTTTTTTGACttgtaaaaatgaatgaattatttattgaGCAGGAAGAGGGCGGTAGATCTGTGTATGTGCagactgttgtgtgtgtctgtctgagtgtGGGCCATGTTTGAGACCATGTTGGCCATGATATTGTAATCTGCTCAGTCAGCCTCTGAGGTCAGACAGCCATCTGTGGTCTCAGACAGTGAGCACCACAGGACGACGTCTCACAGACATTTCTGTCCTGCTGAGACTTGTCTGACCCGACCACGACCTGTTgaccttcctcttcctcttgtgGCAAACCATGACATTAAATCTCCTGCATGCAAACATTAGATTAATTTTCAACAAACAGACGTATGTGTAAAAAGTGAGGTTAGTactgttttaatcattaacGGTAGTCAtagtttatacatatttatagtAAAATAGCTCAGGTTTAACATTGAATGACTGCTGTATGACTGAATGAGCTGAAAAGACAGAGGCTGTGTCTCAATTCAAAGGCCAAGATCTAAAGATCCAACGCATGGATCCTTCTCAGGTCAACTTATCCCAGGATTCAGTGCACTGTGGCGAACCAAATGAGCAAAGTTGGCGATGAGTCGCTAATTATGCAAGGGAAAGGGAAGGTTAAGTTGTTGATGTGTGCGATAACAAATGTGAATACAGCCATGGATCAACTGAACTCATGAATGAGTAACCAAATGACTAGAGAATGAATGCTGAGTAGATGGGATGACGCAATAAACTTAAATAAGAGCTTTGCACTTCAGTGACTCTCCAGGGCAATGATGGAGATAAGAGCTCGTCACTGTCAGAGATTAAATAGACaattaaatgattttaatgtatCCTGCAGACATCGGAGCTCTCTTATCTCCATTCGTTCCCTCAGATACAGTGATTTTTCTCCCTTCAAATTGGGGCAGTAGCAAAACAGAAACCCACATTAAATCAATGAGTGAGTTATTTAAAGTGACTGGATCTATTTGTTTTCTCTGGTCTATCTGATCTCTCACTGCTATTATTGCTTACTTATCTGACTTTGTTTAACGAGTCACTTGAGGTTTATTGTGTCACACAAACAAGTTTGGTTCTGAAACACATGTTGTCGGGTGCAGAAAATGTGTCACaattaattcaataaaaaaattgaaaaaaattgcTTGAAGCTTTTCTTacaatatttgttcatttatttatttaaaaaaataagatttCATCACTAATCTCCATTTTTTAACTATAGTTCTCACCCTTCAGTGTACctaaacattttatataattactgtatattccatgttttattttttcagttcaCGTTTCCAAATgacaaaatttaattttaattttatttttatatcacattcaaaacactgcagcattgtgacatgtgaaacaaatgttatgTCATTGTGGTGCACAGTTAAATAATCttaaaaatgttcatgtgtCTGTCCTGTAGCTCTTCTGAGTGGCTGTGATGCCTTCAGACTGGGCTTATCACAGCGCATCATACCACTCAGTCCTCCAGGGGGCGCACTGAGCCAGGATGAAAGTCCAGTCCTTCCTCGCTTCATTCAGGAACTTGTCAGAATCAAACGCCACTCGGTCCAGGAGTTAGTGCGAGCCCAGCCTAATTTGGTGCATGACATGGGCTGGCCGAAGATTCAGGAAATATCCCGCTCCCTGGGTCAGATGGACGCAGCAAACTCCTCTCAAATCACCCCACAATCCTCTGCCTCCACTGGTCAGAGTGAAGCCAggcctcctgctgctgtggatGAAGAAGATGACATGGAGGTGAGGAGGATGagtacaaaaaaacccaaacactgcTTGTagttaaaaatatgaaaacgtGTTATTAATGACacaggacagagggtctaataCATATACAGTGTTGTATGCCCTGCAGTGCAACACAAAGCATTTGTGAGTCATTTTTCTACTATTTCTTGAGATAAAATTTTTAAATGATACATTATACTACAGTTATAAACCACGTTCATGAGcaaaacaagtaaaaatacttttaaaaaggTGAACTGTATGCAGTAGTAGACAAAAATGGGCACAGAgttgccctgtgtatgaatagtttattttttttatacagttttGCAGCaatttgatcagtgtttctcaatcctggtcctcagcaCCCATTGCCCTGCACGTCTTAGATGTATCCCTGCTCCAaccacctgattcaaataaataggTCGTTAGGCTTCTGAGgagcttgttgatgagctgaatttgaatcaggtgtgttcgAGCAGGGAAATAACAAAAActtgcagggcagtgggtccccaggaccaggattgagaaacattGGATTAGATAATGTTTAATCCTCGTTTCAAGGTTTTTCATTCGTGGCAATGTGTTTAATTGGCATTCACTCCAGGGTCAAATGACTATTTTGTCTAGTTTTGTCAGAGATGCAGCATTCTTATGCACAATACTATGACACCCATTCATTTTCCAGACATTAGCATAGCCATTAACATTAATGTTTGTAGCAATCCTTGCTTTTAAAAACTTGGGACAGTGCTCAATGTCATTGATTTCTTTAGTTGGATCATCTACCGAActaaaatgtgcataaaagtAACCAcagtaacattattattatttttttttttacttccccTCACTCATTTTGTTTGTGGCACATCTGTCAGGTCACAATTGACACACTGTGACGCAGGGGTGAAAAAAACCACCACAGAGCAAAATAATCATTTGCAATGGGAATGGTATTAATTGCCTTTTTTAAAGGGTCACCCAGGTTTGAAAATCGTGGGTATACAGGTTAATGTGTCTGTCCAAACGCCTCGCTTTCAGCATATGGTCCACTTGGCATCTACCATGGATGCAGAGCATTACCGGGGACAACCAGATGTCAACCACCCAGAGACAGAGCTCTTGGGTGGGCCAGGAGCTGGCGAAACCTCCCAGGAGGCTTCAGGCTTTTACAGAACAGAcatggaggacagagacagaggagaggagggagcagaggacagagagagacgcggaggagaggatgagtgggagagagacacaggagaggacagagagTGGAGAGGGGGACGTGGCAGAGGTGAGAAGGAACAGGTGGACGGTGGTACTGCTGCAGAGATCGACCATCTAACACCAGACCTGGATACTCTGATTGGTTAGTACCAATCATTTTTCCTAAATTATAATCGCTGCTCAAACGTTAATCTGTAGTGGCGATGAAAGGTTACCTTTTACTCAGCACTCAAAAGACTTATGGTTAAGATAAAGGAAAGGTAAGGAATACATTAAAGGATGCTGTTATGCAACATTCAGGGTACCAACTGTTATAAAGCACTAAGGAAAAAGGGAGTGAAGATTCATTTTGCCCAAGGTAAACACCCAAAcccaatttctttttaaatcctaCTTTGCACTGTTGTTATGTCTATTTCCTCTACATGTTGCCTTTCTATGCTCCAtggtttcttttgttgtttttatgactgCTTTGTGTGCCTTTCCGTTGCTCccccaaaaaatgttttgaacaGTTTGCACAAACTACCTATGGTTCCCAATAGTTTATGCTTAATATGATGAGCAAACATTTACCATTCCTGTTTTCTAAGTCTCACCATCTGTTGGTTAGATTGAAAGCTATAACAGACATTTATGGTACACTTagaatgaaatgtattatttcacattttacatttaaaacaaacaaaaatacaagtaTTATAAACCCTATACTGTTGTACATCTCCTGCAATTTTTCtggatatatatgtatgtatatatatatatatatacatatatatatatatatatatatatatacatatacacacacaggcaaaggcCCATCTGTATCTGACacatgtctttgtgtctcacagGCTACagtccatccctccatccctctaGCTCCGTGCAGCCCATCCTCTCCTCACCAGCTGAGCTGCATGACTCTGGGCAACAGGAGCATCGTGCAACCCCAGTCCTGGAGGTGAGGACAGTGaaagaataaacaaatgtatgcaTTGTATTTGTTGGGGTTAAAGTTTTTGTTAGTTGCTGCATGAAAGGCATAAGAACTTAAACTTTGCTTAGCAAATTATTGCATAATATTACAAAATAGTAGACTGGATATGCAAAATGGGCCGTGACATTCTTGAGTTTGGGAATGACTGAAGTGTAGTGATAAACCCATGATTTTCTCAGTGACAAATGCAAGGGAAATGTACAAAACCTCTGTTCTTTTTGCTAAATTCCTCATACCATTAACATCACAGCCACACAGTCCAGGTCTGCGGAGGAAAGAAAATGGTGGTTCGCCTTGGTTTTGTATGCCGAGTCATAGAGCACTGCATGATGTAACAAACAGAGATCTTAATGGACAAAATGACGCATTGTTAGTGGTCTTGTCTTCATTATGTTACAGTGATGACTTCTGCCGCTACACCTATATATCACTTTGATAGTACTCACTATTACAAATTCATACAAAGTCATATTAATGTCACTGCAAACTTCAATTGTACATATATTGTGGCAACAACTTTTACTGTGGAGATAATGTTAAACTCCAGTCACTTTCTAATgaccaaaaagaaaacaaacaaatgcaatcaacataaaaatctaatttattaGGAATGCAAACACTTAAAGATTAGTGTGTGCTGTTGTTTCAGtcactattattatcattcttattattatcataattataatataatatactattaTATAACGGGTTGATTTATGTATGTCGTGTAGGACCTAGAATGAGACACAGAGAATGGTATTTATTGTTATAGAGGTTCGACAGCAACAGGTGGATGATGAGTCTTTCTTCAGATACGGAATGTAGAATCTTCCAGACATCAGAATGGCATCAGAACTGGCTCAAGCACAAAGAAATAAGACAAAGGTATTATTTTAGGGCTgtttaaggtaaaaaaaaaaaaggtctatgaTTGAAAGTGttatttgtgatttatttaacaCAGCCATAGGTTTTTATAAATGcatttcatacattttgtttaaaatatcattatatactgtatattatatacaaAATATATTAACACCGTGAATGTTAAACGTTACTTAAAAATGATTTCCTagatcaaatcaaaatcacaaaatctGTCACAAAAATTACACTGAGACATTTTATCTTAAATCAAGTAATATTACATTCAAACTAAGTGGTTACCAAGGACtagtgaaacaaaaacaaaaaaaaccagactAAAAGGACATggccacattaaaaaaattgtgaaaatgaataaactgtaacttgtgtgttttttcataaCTTGATGATGACGGTCACACAGATTGGCCCTTCAGAAAGAGAGCTGTTGGAGGTTGAGGGGGAGGAGGACGTTCAGTCCAGTGGCTACGAAGTACCTCACTCCTCCGTCACTACATCAAGTGCAACATCTGCTGCAACTTCCACTTCTCCTCCCACTGCTGCTGCGGCTGGAGGAGATGATGTAGGAACTGCCACACCTGAGACTGACACAGGCACAGACTTTGGGCTGTTGGGAAGTTTTACTAAAGGTACAGCAAATTTACAGAATTGAATATATGCAAGGagtttgattttgtttcttGTGAATGAATCCCGTTATTTCTTCAGTTTAGTAGGAGATGAATGAGAGGATtgcctttttgtttgtgttgcataataaatataaaacccTCCCTGAGCACAACTACTGGAAACTGAGTCTAATTTCATCTTTCTTTGGTGTGTGAAATTATAGATTCGCCAAACACCAAGTTgtacaaatgataaaaaaaatagtattatATATGatcataaaataacaacaaggacacaaaataatctttgtttgttagttagttGTATAAATCACCAGAATGTTTAATGTTGTGCTTtctgcagaggagacagaggaggaggagacagagagggaagagGAACACGATGGTGTATTTAGACAGAATCCCACTGTACCAGAGGTTGGCATGGCTCCGAGCAGAGAGCCTCTGCAGCCCAGCGTTGAGGAAGAGGACGCGCTAGAGCAGGAAGAGCATGAAATGAAAAGCGGtaaacacactgtcacactggaATATAACAATATGAATCGACTTGTTTTGATCACTGATATTCGAAACTGTTTGACAATTACATCAATTTAACCTGGCAAACTATTGAGGctatattaaattaaacaacTCTTACCAGTACATCTTGGTTGggaatcaaatgaatgcaaacaaGATGAATTTAGGGAATTTGActttcagatttatttatttgatttaaatctAGAGAAGTGCAATTAGCCTGAGGTAACGTCACGCTTACTTAAGAAATGTGACGCATTTGCTCTTCTTTGTCTCATACAGGCTGCGTTTAAGGGTTGGGCAAATGAACGAACCAGGCTGCAGCGTGAACGTATGCCAGCAGTCTAAAATGATGCAGTCAGAGTGATTTTGTAACTCAAAGAAGCAGCAGAATTATTTTTTCACCATGTctcagcagagctgcagcttcattcatttatttattttactttacttccTGACCAAGTGATTgatctgcagtgtttttttttccattaacagTTGCATATGCCTCACCATGATCaacaattgtttttctttgcttcatataaaaaaagaaatcattaaaactgaataattttagtttgtggataatacaaaacatttgagaacatcatcatttccaaaccaaacaagtacttgcaGCCCTATCCCCAGCTAATGTTGAGACGGTgaaatatcatatcatatacatactgtacctggCACTAgctttgaatattatttataaagcaaTAAAGAACATATTTAAGATTTCTTCAACTCAAAAAACTCTAAAATTTGCATTTTCAACACAAACTAATTTATGAGgaatttgtgtttatgttttttcttttttggtgcagacgtggaggaggaggagaaatggaAAACGACAGAGAGCGAAGGAACAAGAACCAGACACATTATCCCGCTCACCACAGATCCCTCACCGACCATCAGCTTCACCGACCTCTCCTGGGATTGGCTGGAAAAGACCACCCCCGTGCAGtcccagaggtcagaggtcagggacacagaggagacgaAGGAGGCACAGCAGGTACATTTACAGTCCATGTAGGAGTAGAGGCAGGAGGAATTAGAAAATAAACCGTTTCAAGGATCACAGTTGTTTTCACAGTTGTCTTCCCTCTTTCAGGTTGTATGTATCGACTGGAAAGAGCTGGTTGGACGAGGATATGTCATCCTCAACATGACGCAAAACCTCAACTGTGTAAGTACAAagaattcatattcatattaaaaAGGCTGAACCAAATAATTTCcctttttcttgtaatattataaaaaagagagaagaaattTGAAAATACAAACGTTGAAATCATCTAAAAAATGGAGGAGGTGGTGACCAAAATTTGTAGATGATAATCATAGTATTTTCTTAAGAATCTCTTATACCCAACAGATTTAAGTGTCGAACAACGTAACTTAAATTAATTATAATGAAATGAACTTGATATAAACCATGTGATGTGCTGATAtacttattttctttatttgttatcAGTTTTGTAACAAATGAATCTTAGGTTACCTGACTTtaaccagtcttgtataaagtacctaaaagggatactcacgtaaaagtatcttaccagaaaatgacttttgtagaagctgaagtcactttttataatattactttaagtaaaagtcttaaaggatatgacatttactgtacgtatcaaaagtaattttctgatataaaatgtacatacgttttaaagtattaaaaaagtgaggattgAGCAATGTTAGCTCAATGGTAGGGCAAAttatctttcaactggaaggttgtgggttaatttcctggctctgctagtctatatgagtccttgagcaagacgcttaaccccatgttgcagcgcgTGACTgcgtatgaaagatgtgtgaatggatgaatggcaaaactatagtgtaaagcagctcatcaagacgagaaaagctttatataaacacagaccatttaccaactcttcttcttctgattttattagTTTAGTAATgggtaacaaagatagttatgggaaatgtagtggagtaaatgtTGCTAGAAGTACAAATAACAGTAAGTAAAATAGGTGAATTCTGTATTCTGACAGCTATCACTGATGTGGATCCAAGCTCTGACAGTAAATCCTGGAAGAACCTATGAAGTATCTcataacatatttttttttatctttttctctctgctcgGGAAGTTAAGCTGTTTGTCGGTGAATATGTGCTTTCTATTCACCCAACtttaaaagcagctttaaatctAATTCTGTTCCATTCATTTATCCTGATTCAATCTTCCTTGTGTTCAGTCCTTCACTTTAGAGACCAGCCAGTTGTTGCCTCCACCACTGCCAGAGCAGAACAGAAGGACTTTTAAATGACTTACAGACAGAATTTAGACATAGATGTCTTCATCTGTGTCTAAGTGACAGAGGAAGGATCTTCAGTGCAGAGTGGGgtctgttgccatggcagcaaCACATACCCGTCAATGGCTCCACATTGATTGCACGCGGTtgttacagctgtgtttgtttgtgtgacaggaAGAGTTTCGTGCCAACCAGGGCGTACGGTTGTTGAAGATCATGGAGAGAGTGTTTGCTCGGAGGATGAATAGCCCCGAGGGATCATGGGTACTTTACCTCAGCAAGCCCACACACCAGCAACACCAGCTGCTGATGAACGTGGCATCTGAACgcggtatatatatatatacatttatacacacaagCATGAAATTTACAGCTTTACTGAGCATACCAAACTGCTTTTCAGTGTACTTCACAAACTGAAATTTATTTCATGTATTGTAATTGTTTCACATGTGTTGTGTCTTCCAGGAGTCATAGCTACAAGCGACGTACTTGACATGTTGGGGGAGATCAGGAAAAATCTGAATAAGGTACACAAACAGTTTGTCTAACTTGCAGTGCACAGGGCCCTAATCTCGTGCCACTGATGTATTCCCTAAATAACAGGACGTAACTCTTTGACTTACTACCAGAAGATTTCAAATGAAATGCATCATCAGTTGTAAATTAACTGAAGAGACATGGGCTGGGCACGTGTGTGTTTACCTCTTTAGGTGGGCATCCAGAACTACAGCTCGACCAGTCGCTGTCAGTCTCAGCCCAGTCAAACACGCAGCGACTACGGGAAGCTGTTTGTGGTTCTGGTGATCATCGGCTCCTTCTGCATGGCCATCATCACGTCTGGATTCATATACATCTGCTGGCAAAGACGACTGCCTGCAACTAAGACTACGGTCTGTAGACATGTCTGCATAAATGTCTGTGTTAAGTAAttgtacacacatacagattaaAGTCCTGTTGGACTGAAATGGATGAATTTAGAAGATTTGATTTAGAAACAACATTGACCCAGTCATCAATAGCAGCCTTCTTGatgtcttggccaggtcactcttgaaaaagaggttttaAATCTCAGAgttttttacctggttaaataaaggaaaataatgaTGTAGTGTTGTTTGACTAAAGACATCCTCCACTGGAAAGAAGAGTTGTT
Coding sequences within:
- the podxl2 gene encoding podocalyxin-like protein 2, translating into MPGLPLITLIALLSGCDAFRLGLSQRIIPLSPPGGALSQDESPVLPRFIQELVRIKRHSVQELVRAQPNLVHDMGWPKIQEISRSLGQMDAANSSQITPQSSASTGQSEARPPAAVDEEDDMEHMVHLASTMDAEHYRGQPDVNHPETELLGGPGAGETSQEASGFYRTDMEDRDRGEEGAEDRERRGGEDEWERDTGEDREWRGGRGRGEKEQVDGGTAAEIDHLTPDLDTLIGYSPSLHPSSSVQPILSSPAELHDSGQQEHRATPVLEIGPSERELLEVEGEEDVQSSGYEVPHSSVTTSSATSAATSTSPPTAAAAGGDDVGTATPETDTGTDFGLLGSFTKEETEEEETEREEEHDGVFRQNPTVPEVGMAPSREPLQPSVEEEDALEQEEHEMKSDVEEEEKWKTTESEGTRTRHIIPLTTDPSPTISFTDLSWDWLEKTTPVQSQRSEVRDTEETKEAQQVVCIDWKELVGRGYVILNMTQNLNCEEFRANQGVRLLKIMERVFARRMNSPEGSWVLYLSKPTHQQHQLLMNVASERGVIATSDVLDMLGEIRKNLNKVGIQNYSSTSRCQSQPSQTRSDYGKLFVVLVIIGSFCMAIITSGFIYICWQRRLPATKTTFRAEELHFVENGCHDNPMLDVTNDSQPEMQEKKPSTNGLTGAGDRSGEDSSRWQVFVNQAATEEEEEEQDTHL